From the Pangasianodon hypophthalmus isolate fPanHyp1 chromosome 18, fPanHyp1.pri, whole genome shotgun sequence genome, the window aatgagcggttactatataaacaacaatgtattagaacaagcttgttaatataaacctattattCAAGTTACAGTGGGATCTACTGCCCGAGCCGTGCTGctatacaaaaaataatgcacaacttttgcattttgaattttgagaATTCGACCGCTGTGTGGTATAAAGAACCTTGATAAACATTTGTTtgcaaaaaattttatttacacaatctATACCAACTGAGAACAATCAGCCGGAACATATTATTGTCTGCAGTTTGTTTGCTTAGTTTCGATCTGCCACTGTGAAGTTGTTATAGCTAGCAAGCAACATTGTAGATGCACTACATGACACAAATTAAATGACTGAAAATCACACGCGACTCAATTCGGGACTTGCTGTTGCATTGAAACTAAGCTTATGCGAAAAAATACGATTTCCTGCTACTGATagacagcaaaaacacacacccacaattAAAGAAGGCTGTAGCTACCCAGCTAGTAATATGTGACTAACAAGCTACAAATCTTTCCTTATGTAGTTCTTTTAAATCTTCAGCAATTGTTTAGTTGTAATTACTTGAGGAGATCATGGTGTTACAGGTTACAGGTAAAGTTTATTTCTCCACTGAAGAGCTTCACGGCAGCTTGCACTTCCTGTATATACGATTCCTCGCTATTAATTTTGATTAAGTGTTGTTGTCAAAGGATTTGTTCAGATTTGAGTCTTTGACCAGCGTACACTATTAGAACATGTCCAAAGTCAGgttgaaaaaaaatcccaaacgtTTTATAGACCCTGACTCACTCTGAGTGGCCCAAAATTTAATTTAGGAGAAAGAATATCTCGCCTTCTGGAGCTGACTGATTCATCCGGAtactctacttctgcttggagcttcgGCACTTGTGACTCATTTGCTGCTTTtatggatggtcccacatggaaaCCCTAAAGatctgcacttcccaaaaacagtttatacccATGATTCATTATTGTATCATCAttgtggataatctcacctggatactgtactGTAGatttgctgctgtaatcataaagactgtcctgtgcttatCCCAAGACTCTTATTCAAAATctgctcacactgaacatcctgtaacatccttatttctgtttatctttACACTTCTAAATCTGTatgctgtaatgatttataatgcaCTATCAggtatcacccagaagaggatgggttccctttggattcaaggtttcttcctcatgttgtgtCAGGAAGTTATTCCtcgccactgtcacctctggctacATCCGgtttttaaaagtgctatatgaataaaattgaatttaattaaaaatataaatctgtgactCTTGTACACTGATTTCCAACTGTCCAAAATTTTGCTGTGAATCAGGGTAAAAACTATAGTGGAACCCCAACATAAGGGAAGCTTACAGACGCCAGTTCAGCATCACATGCGTAAACCATCTCaaagtgatcagtgattggttgtccaGTATCTTAAAGTTGATTATCCAGAGTCTGACACAGTGAACTATAAAACCGCGCAAAATTTCCTTTTTAACATATTGCTTGGTGTGACTCAGGCTCAGATAGGTAGTGGGCGTTAGAAATTATTCAGACGATTAAATATCTCCAATTTTTTATTAGTATATTCTGCTATTTTATGAAACTATTTTATAACACTATGTAGAAATGGTGTTACTGAGGCTGCATGTCTGATTTGAGGTAATTATGTCTGAGTTCTGAGGTGAGCATGTAAAGATTTAAATCATGCAGTTTTACGCAATGCTAAACTTCAAGTTGCTCTTGTTTGCTTTAAGAGGAAAATCATAACAATTTAAGTTTTAACTGAAGTTTTTCCTTTTAACAATAGCACATTCTCAGAACAAAACTTTTCACTTTACTGATAAATCATAACACCCAGCACTGAGAGATAAGTGAACAATATTGCTCCTGGGCTCATACCATATCGGAGTTCACAGATCTGCTGGTCTCTTTGCTGGAGTCGCTGGCAAATCTTCTGCACCGGGACATGGGCGCTGAGAGGGCGACTCACCTCGCCCGTCACTTTCGCCGCAGCGTCACTGGAGGCTCCGAGGTAATAACACTGGGCGAGtcacatacagacagagagagaaagaaaacgaGACCTTAAGTAACGTACtaacatttaaatcattaaatatgaAGAATTTCTGATAATAAATCTACTCTTCTATTTAAGTAACATGGTCTCAATACTGCTATGGttattttaataggaacagaACATTATCTATCAAAAAAACTCTGATACCAAACAAAACTCTAATTTATAGCAAACTACTGCTTAAGGCTTCTGAAAGCTTCTCAGAAATAATAATTGAGTTCCAGTGTTCATTCAAGCAATGACATGAATATTCTTGTAGGAATTTGTAGAGGTAATGAAGCATAATTCGATtttatgaggggaaaaaagatatACAgaccctccaaaagtattggaacggcaaggccaattcttttgcttttgttaaacactgaatacatttgggattgagatcaaaagatgacatatgtatttatatctagatatgttaaaaaaaaggtacatggtacctttttgtttgaacccacccatttgatgaaaattataatacacatataatacaaatgtctttagtgaatagcaaaacaaaagaatcagCCTTGAccttccaatacttttggaggggagtgtagattattttacaatattttgtaCTGTTATAGCTTTTATGATCTTTTGGAACACAGGGGTTCCAACCATtaggagtgtgtgcgtgtgtgtgtcttaccaGTCGGTTCTCCTTCCCTGTAGCTTCAGCACATGCTTTCATAAGCTCCTCCTCTACAAGTGCTGAGGACAGCTCCCTGTGAGTGGCCACCAAAGACTTGTAGAGACGCTCtaaaaatcccacacacactgtacaacacacacacacatcaataatGTTTATGGACCTAGTTTCATAGGTCCACACTGTGACATATCttaactgggagagagagagagtgggagagagagttCCATGCAGGACTGTTCTAGCTGTTTAGTGCATTAAGGAAGTGActgatcaggcgctgatgtcaggtgaggaggcctggggtgaagtcagcgttccagttcatcccaaaggttcagttcagttcagtggggttgaggtcagggctctgtgcaggacactcgaattcttccactcctgctttggcaaaccatgtcttcatggagctcgttttgtgcacaggggcattgccatgctgaaacaggtttgggtctcttagttccagtgaagggaaattgtaatgctacagcatacaaaggcattctatacaactgtgtgcttccaaatttgtagcaacagtttggggaagaaccacatatgggtgtgatggtcagatgtctacaaacttttggccatatagtgtctcCAGCAATTGTTTGAGCAGAAGTTAGGAACTGTCCTGCACTTGATACGGCTCTCCAGCTTACATTAAAGCTGCTGGTTAAACGAGTTGAGAGAGCAGCTTCGATCCCCTAATCACCAGTGTGTGAAGCCTGACTTAGTTGCACTTGCATGGGCCTAtcttcccaatgaccaatcactgatcaccattcctaatgaccaatcactgatcatcatcgttcccaataaccaatcactgatcaccattcctaatgaccaatcactgatcatcatcgttcccaataaccaatcactgatcaccattgttcccaatgaccaatcactgatcaccattcctaatgaccaatcactgatcatcatctttcccaatgaccaattactgatcaccattcccaatgaccaatcactgatcatcaccattcccaatgaccaatcactgatcatcatctttcccaatgaccaatcactgatcaccattcccAATGaccactgatcaccatcattcctaatgaccaatcactgatcaccatctttcccaatgaccaatcactgatcaccatcattcccaatgaccaatcactgatcatcatcattcccaatgaccaatcactgatcatcattccCAATGACCACTGATCATCATCATTCCCAAtgaacaatcactgatcaccatcattcccaatgaccaatcactgatcaccattgtttgtctCACCCATGCACTTCTTTGCTCcttgttttaaactctcttttTGGCTTAAGCCTTAAGTAATAAAagcaagttttatttttaaaagctagTCCTCGCTGCAGAaacaaaagtccagggggtggagctggactTGATCCTCCGCCTATAACCCTAACCCCCGAGACGCTCCACGATACGAATGCCACACATAACGACACActtatccagcctgaaacaccCTGGGTTTACTCCACCATGGACGTCTGCAGTGACGGGTACTTGACTTCTAGTCACTTTGTGAGCATGTTTTATCTACCTTCTCCTGTAAAGAGTTGGCAGCACTGCTGTTTAGTGGCGTACAGAGATGgtgaaaggaaaacaaaaacaaaaacctaaaCCAACGCTGCTTTTTCAACACAAACTCTTGTCAGGGAATGCATTGTCAGAAAGGTCACTAGGAGTCACCTGGTGACGTCATAAACGTATTTGCATATTCACTGCATCGtcatgctcatttgcatatcagaacAGGTGACAGCACTGTTGGCAggaggtgtggtgtttgtgtttgtgttgagtGACTGTTAGTTTACAAAATAAttcacacactttatttattattcacacactttaatatttataagCTTATCTTTAATTCTAGTGCAATTCCAGTCTGAGTAATGATCGACACTGCCAGCTGAACTGTTAATGGGAGTTCATCAAAATGCATGCACGTTTTGCTTTTACACTTCATGCACTTCATGTCTGCCGAGTTTCTATTTTTACACGCAGAAACACAGCATGCGCTCGGAAACCTGAGAAGCCCAGACCTCACCTTCACACGTCTCTGACTGGGTAACTGCGAAAACAGCGCATAAAAGCCAGATCACAGCAGTGGTGCTGGTTAAATGCATATTTGTGTGAGCTTATTTCAGCACTGACGCACTTTCCTCAGGACTACAATACCCAGTATCACCCGCTCCATCAGCGCTTTCTAAATTTGGCGCTGCTCATTCATTGGATTCGAGCTCGTGCACTCTTCCTGTGATTTAATTGGCTGAAGGCGCTGTCAATCACTGCCTAACCCTAACGCTATATCCAAAACAGCATACTGCCCTGCTTAATACTGAAGCGAAAAATATCACTATGATCTTGACTATTTTAActacttagattttttttgtacttacatatagtgtgtgtgcagttttaggACTTTTTCGGTTGGAAATCAAAATACCTCTCTGCTATTGGTCGAGACAGATCAACCCGCCTCTGTACACTCGTCTGCTATTGGTTAAGCTAGAGATCCCGCCCACTTCATTTGCACGAGGACCGGCTTCCGGTAGCAGTGGAGGGTTTTCAGTGGAAAGCATGGCAGCTATCGGCGTACATTTTGGATACACATGTGCGTGTGTTGCAGTATTCAAGGTAAATACTGAACATTATGTTTATACACATTAGTTATTATAATCTTGAACCGTGTAACCGTTATTTTTGCCCTGTGGGTTTATTTTCTTCTAGCTGGCCAAGTGGCACTACCCAGAGTTAGCTGTGTACACTATTCTAGCAGGCTAATGAGGAGTTTATAGTCCAGCATTGCTTTCAGTGCATATCAGGATGTCTGTCTCATTACCTGTGAAATAAAAAGTAGAGTTAGCTTTTCTGTAGGATCATTAGGTTGTGTTTTTATGTCTCAGGATGGACGGGCTGATGTGGTGGCCAATGACGCAGGGGACAGAGTCACTCCAGCTGTTGTGGCGTACAGAGAAACTGAACAGGTACAGAAACTAATAATcacaataatcataataaaacaACACATGCATCTCTGTCCGGGACTGCTTCTCTCTCAGCTTTAAAAGAGCACCAGAATCAGAGAAAGTGACAGGACAGGCTTTCAGAGTTTCCTTGGATCTAATTGGAGAAAGTTGTTAAATTGGAGCAGGGTGAGCCAGCATCACCACCAAGTCACCCAGATTCTCCTCAGTCCTGACCTTCACCATCCACCAAGTGCTTATTTTAATACCTAAACAAGGCACCTGTAAACACTCTATCTTTACACATATAattctttcttaaattgctgATAAAACACCCTAAACAAGCTACAGTATTGACCTCCTGCATTTTGGCTGCTAATTAGTATGGTATGTTTACATTTCCAACATTTATCCTTATATTGTAATATCTCCTTGCGCCGTATTCCACAcaagaactgtgtactggtcagcgTTGTGCTGTCCTTTACCGTGCCTGTTGTCCTGTTTAGTCGTTGttttactgtcttgtgctgttgtaCACATTTGCATATGTGCAATTTTTGTAGtcttgtgtatgtttttgtgacTTGTAGTCTTatatagacacctgaccatcacagccatatgtgactggtgattggtcattgcgaactatggtgatcagtgattcgTCATCAGGAActatggtgatcagtgattggtcattgggaactatGGATGTtcggtgattggtcattgggaactatggtgatcagtgattggtcattgggaaagaaggtgatcagtgattggtcattgggaactatcgtgatcagtgattggtcattgggaactatggtgatcagtgattggtcattgggaactatggtgatcggtgattggtcattgggaactatGGTGATCAGGTCATTGGGAAGATAGGCCCGTGCAAGTGCAACTAAGTCAGGTTTCACACACTGGTGATTAAGGGATCAGAAAATGTATCAAGTCGTAATTGGTACCagttctgtgttttattccactatTGGTCGTGATATCAGTAGGCGCTTTTGATTCCATTGCGTAAACCAATATCACACCAAGCTGAGATGCCCAGTTGAAATTCGAGCACAGATCTCAAATCAAACACATTGAAAACAACAGTAAAACATACAATGCAGATATGAAGGTTTTAGTATCTAAATGTATACACTGATAAGGTTTTTTCCttagaataaattaaaaagcttGATTTCTCATATTTATTAAGCTAGTAAACTAGGCCCTTTTTGTCTTtacaaagggtgccaataattctggagctgactgtatcggatttctttcttaaattgtaCAAAGTTTCTAATAGTTACATGCATTATGCATACATTTTAAGCCTATGTTGTTGAAATCAATAACATTTCTATTCTTTTGCTCTTAATGTTTATCTCTCGTTTAGACTTGAGAGCAGTGAAATATAGACTGAACACACATCAGTAgtgtcttttatttcttttgctgttttcttcAGATTGTTGGTATTGCAGCGAAGCAGGGCAGAATAAGGAACGCTGCCAACACTGTGGTGAAAGTGAAGCAGATTCTCGGCAGACGGTACGTCTCAcgtctctgcttttttttcctttccaaaaTC encodes:
- the cdnf gene encoding cerebral dopamine neurotrophic factor, with amino-acid sequence MHLTSTTAVIWLLCAVFAVTQSETCEVCVGFLERLYKSLVATHRELSSALVEEELMKACAEATGKENRLCYYLGASSDAAAKVTGEVSRPLSAHVPVQKICQRLQQRDQQICELRYEHQVLDWSREALSKMRVLELKRVLASWGEECRGCLEKTELIDLIQEVAPKHSPAQPGTHSSDL